One genomic window of Arvicola amphibius chromosome 4, mArvAmp1.2, whole genome shotgun sequence includes the following:
- the Haspin gene encoding serine/threonine-protein kinase haspin, which translates to MAASLPAPGTRFFRTYAARGVRRSQRQPSRQAVPWFQPPDPKRAFSSSSFSGNDQSSATSDDPDDPDDPDFPGSPVRPRRRRPPGRISRDQKSLTATQRLRPRPPQKHSTPRGLLRPPLFPNCNLGFLSPDLSVCIQSKGSNELGTSTSLFNSPASRGAPDSPDVASAVPNGFLLPEASLEEASLPCPQEAATDGGGFNTMAHQAEAGFGSALLSLVDSGTTEDNEFGTEGNNVEESCRETQQVGNRLKGSGLARERRATGQKVVSQGADQMDCEKASNCKDLCVPGQICRPKRTESLQKRKQQEAMGTSALCYHKSKQGRKDSVSSLGLNNISETCSWTKTRASFSFHKKKIVANVSEVCSSSLACSSSSSLLSECSAPLTMNRTVSSCHSSSMYLLSPLKTLQVTDKKSCYAEKVYGECNQEGPIPFNDCLSTEKLEHCEKIGEGVFGEVFQIIADQTPVALKVIAIEGPDLVNGSHQKTFEEILPEIIISKELSLLSDEVYNRTEGFIGLNSVHCVQGPYPPLLLKAWDDYNSTKNSANDRPDFFQEDQLFVILEFEFGGIDLEQMQTKLSSLSTAKSILHQVTASLAVAEASLHFEHRDLHWGNVLLKKTNLKELRYTLNGKTSTIPTHGLQVNIIDYTLSRLERDGIVVFCDISAEEDLFTGEGDYQFEIYRLMRKENRNCWGEYHPYNNVLWLHYLTDKILNHMRFKTKCQTTAMKQVKKKLQHFYKTVLSFGSATDLLCQHSLFQ; encoded by the coding sequence ATGGCAGCGTCTCTACCGGCACCCGGGACCCGTTTCTTCCGAACGTACGCGGCGAGGGGCGTCCGGAGGTCGCAACGGCAGCCTAGCCGGCAGGCCGTGCCATGGTTCCAGCCGCCGGATCCGAAGCGCgccttcagcagcagcagcttcagcGGCAATGACCAGTCGTCTGCCACTTCTGACGACCCTGACGACCCCGACGACCCCGACTTCCCTGGCAGCCCCGTGAGGCCGCGGCGCCGGCGTCCTCCAGGCCGCATCTCCCGGGACCAGAAGAGCTTGACAGCCACCCAGAGGCTGCGACCTCGGCCCCCGCAGAAGCACAGCACCCCGCGCGGCCTTCTGCGACCGCCACTCTTCCCCAACTGCAACCTGGGCTTTCTCAGCCCCGACCTCAGCGTGTGCATCCAGTCCAAGGGCAGCAACGAGCTGGGCACCAGCACCTCCCTGTTCAACTCTCCGGCCTCCCGCGGAGCCCCCGACTCTCCGGATGTAGCCTCTGCGGTCCCCAACGGCTTCCTCTTGCCGGAAGCCTCCCTGGAGGAGGCATCGCTGCCCTGCCCCCAGGAAGCAGCAACAGATGGAGGCGGGTTCAACACGATGGCCCACCAAGCCGAAGCCGGCTTCGGGTCAGCTCTCTTAAGCCTTGTGGACTCGGGGACTACGGAAGATAACGAGTTTGGAACAGAGGGAAATAATGTGGAGGAGTCGTGTCGTGAGACACAGCAGGTGGGAAACAGACTAAAGGGCTCGGGTCTGGCAAGAGAGAGAAGGGCCACAGGTCAAAAGGTTGTGTCTCAAGGAGCCGACCAGATGGACTGCGAAAAGGCCAGTAATTGCAAAGACCTTTGTGTACCAGGGCAAATCTGCAGGCCTAAGAGAACTGAATCACTCCAGAAGAGGAAACAGCAAGAAGCGATGGGAACCTCTGCCCTTTGCTACCACAAATcgaagcagggaaggaaagattcagtctCCTCCCTGGGCTTGAATAACATCAGTGAGACCTGTTCTTGGACCAAAACCAGAGCCTCCTTCAGCTTCCACAAGAAGAAAATCGTAGCTAATGTGTCAGAGGTATGCAGCAGCAGTCTTGCCTGTTCTTCCTCTAGTTCCCTCCTGTCTGAATGTTCAGCCCCTCTTACCATGAACAGAACTGTTTCTTCCTGCCACTCCTCTTCTATGTATTTGCTAAGCCCCTTAAAAACCCTGCAGGTCACAGACAAAAAGTCATGTTATGCTGAAAAGGTTTATGGGGAATGTAATCAGGAAGGGCCTATCCCCTTTAATGATTGCCTTTCCACTGAAAAACTGGAACACTGTGAGAAGATTGGGGAAGGAGTGTTTGGGGAAGTGTTTCAAATAATTGCTGATCAAACACCTGTTGCCCTAAAAGTCATTGCTATTGAAGGACCAGATCTAGTCAATGGGTCCCACCAAAAAACCTTTGAGGAGATCCTACCAGAGATCATCATCTCCAAAGAGCTGAGCCTCTTGTCTGATGAGGTGTACAACCGCACAGAAGGCTTTATTGGGCTGAACTCAGTACACTGTGTCCAAGGGCCTTACCCTCCCTTGCTGCTCAAAGCCTGGGACGACTATAACTCAACCAAAAACTCTGCAAATGACCGGCCTGACTTTTTCCAGGAAGACCAGCTCTTCGTTATACTGGAATTTGAGTTTGGTGGGATTGACTTGGAGCAAATGCAAACCAAGCTGTCCTCCCTGTCGACTGCGAAGAGCATTCTACACCAGGTCACCGCCTCCCTGGCAGTGGCAGAGGCCTCGCTGCACTTTGAGCACCGGGACTTACACTGGGGGAATGTGCTCCTAAAGAAAACCAACCTCAAGGAGCTCCGCTACACCCTCAATGGCAAGACAAGCACAATCCCCACCCACGGGCTACAAGTTAACATCATTGACTACACCCTGTCCCGCCTGGAGCGGGATGgcattgtggttttctgtgatatCTCCGCCGAAGAGGACCTCTTTACAGGTGAGGGTGACTACCAGTTTGAGATCTACAGGCTCATGAGGAAGGAGAACAGAAACTGCTGGGGTGAGTATCACCCTTACAATAATGTGCTGTGGCTACATTACCTCACAGACAAGATTCTGAATCATATGCGCTTTAAGACTAAATGTCAGACCACGGCCATGAAGCAAGTTAAGAAAAAACTGCAGCATTTCTACAAAACTGTCCTGAGTTTCGGCTCTGCCACTGACCTGCTCTGCCAACACAGTCTGTTCCAGTAA
- the Itgae gene encoding integrin alpha-E, translating to MKWLFHTLLCMASLMPLGAFNVDVAWPWVTALRPGEPPVLSSLLHQDPSTNQTCLLVTRRSTNRTSAPLYRCAIPTIPDEIACHPVENIYMPKGRYQGVTVVQNHHGVLVCIQVRARQPSSLNSELTGACSLLSPSLDIRDQVYFSNLEKLLDPGIHVDLGHWCRSKGGSRGEDKTQARGPRAVEEEEEDDEEEEAGTEIAIVLDGSGSIEPEDFQRAKDFISNMMKNFYEKCFECNFALVQYGNVIQTEFDLRDSQDVVASLARVQNITQVKNVTKTASAMKHVLDNIFTPSRGSRKKALKVMVVLTDGDIFGDPLNLTSVINSPEMQGVERFAIGVGDAFKKPKTDIELKLIASDPKETHTFKVTNYTALDGLLSKLQQSIIHMEGTVGDALQYQLAQTGFSAQILDKGQVLLGTVGAFNWSGGALLYDTQSRRGGFLNQTAEDSGTAQYSYLGYSVAVLHRAYGFSYVAGAPRHKLRGAVFELLKKDTFVRQMEGEQMGSYFGSELCPVDIDMDGTTDFLLVAAPFYHIRGEEGRVYVYHVHMQDPSFSLAFTLSGHHGFTNSRFGFAMAAVGDINQDKFTDVAIGAPLEGFGDGTSYGSVYIYNGYSDGLRASPSQRIRASSVASGLHYFGMSVAGGLDFNGDGLADITVGSRDRAAVLRSRPVVDLTVSMTFTPAALPMVFNGKMAVELCFEVGSSSTTSKPGLGEMSLNFTVDVDVTKPRKRLQCADTSNCQSRLRKWSGESSLCEHLWLIPIEQEFCEGDCFSNITIEVSYEFQEAEGRKDHPNPILDHYKEPSSIFQLPYEKDCRNKVFCIAEIQLATTISQQELVVGVTKELTMNINLTNSGEDSYMTNMALNYPKNLQFKRIQKPLSPDIQCDDPKPVASVLVVNCKIGHPILKRSSANVSVIWQLEESIFPNRTADITVSISNSDEKSLARETHSLQFRHAFIAVLSRPSVMYMNTSQNSSDHKEFLFNIHGENLFGAVFQLQICVPIKLQGFQIVRVKTLTKTQAHTDCTQSRERACGSDPVQHIEEWHSVICAITSNKENVTVAAEISLGHTKQLLKDVTELQILGEIAFNKSLYEGLNAENHRTKITVIFLKAEELHSLPLIIGSSIGGLLLLVVIIAILFKCGFFKRKYQQLNLESIRRAQLKADSLLEED from the exons GCTTGATGCCACTGGGAGCCTTCAATGTGGATGTGGCCTGGCCCTGGGTCACAGCACTTAGGCCAGGTGAACCTCCAGTGCTCAGTTCCCTTCTGCATCAAGACCCCAGCACCAACCAGACCTG CCTCCTGGTCACCAGGCGCAGCACCAACAGGACATCAGCACCCCTGTATCGATGTGCCATACCCACCATTCCAGATGAAATTGCTTGCCATCCAGTAG AGAACATCTATATGCCAAAGGGCAGGTACCAGGGAGTGACAGTGGTCCAGAACCACCATGGTGTTTTG gTGTGCATTCAGGTACGAGCCCGGCAGCCCAGCAGCCTTAACTCTGAGCTCACAGGTGCCTGCAGCCTACTGAGCCCCAGCTTGGACATCCGGGACCAAGTCTACTTCTCTAACCTTG aaaaactCCTGGATCCAGGCATCCATGTGGACCTCGGTCACTGGTGCAGAAGCAAAGGAGGCAGCAGAGGGGAGGATAAGACACAAGCCAGAGGACCCCGGgcagtggaggaagaagaggaggacgatgaagaggaggaagctg GCACTGAGATTGCTATTGTTCTGGATGGCTCAGGAAGCATTGAGCCCGAAGACTTCCAGAGGGCCAAAGATTTCATCTCCAACATGATGAAGAATTTCTATGAGAAGTGCTTTGAG TGCAACTTTGCCCTGGTGCAGTATGGGAACGTGATCCAGACCGAGTTCGATCTTCGAGACAGCCAGGACGTTGTGGCCTCCCTTGCCAGAGTTCAGAACATCACTCAAGTGAAGAATGTGACTAAGACCGCCTCAGCCATGAAGCATGTCCT AGACAACATCTTCACTCCAAGCCGTGGCTCCAGGAAGAAAGCATTGAAGGTCATGGTGGTGCTTACTGATGGTGACATATTTGGGGACCCTCTCAACCTTACAAGTGTCATCAActccccagagatgcagggtgtTGAGCGCTTTGCCATTGGG GTAGGCGATGCATTCAAGAAGCCTAAGACTGACATAGAACTGAAGCTGATTGCCTCAGACCCCAAAGAGACCCATACTTTCAAGGTGACCAACTATACGGCTCTGGACGGGCTGCTGAGCAAGCTACAGCAAAGCATCATCCACATGGAAG GCACAGTTGGAGATGCCCTTCAATACCAACTTGCACAGACTGGCTTCAGTGCCCAGATCCTGGACAAG gggcAGGTGTTGCTTGGCACTGTGGGAGCCTTTAACTGGTCCGGCGGTGCGCTGCTCTATGACACACAGAGTCGTCGGGGCGGCTTCCTAAACCAAACAGCCGAGGATTCTGGGACTGCACAGTACAGCTATCTCG GATATTCAGTGGCAGTGCTGCACAGGGCCTACGGCTTCTCCTACGTGGCAGGGGCTCCAAGACACAAGCTCCGTGGGGCTGTGTTTGAGCTCCTGAAGAAGGACACCTTTGTGCGACAGATGGAGGGAGAGCAG ATGGGGTCCTACTTTGGCTCTGAGCTGTGCCCTGTGGATATTGACATGGATGGAACCACGGATTTTCTGCTGGTGGCCGCTCCATTTTATCACATCCgtggagaagaaggcagagtctatGTGTACCACGTGCACATGCAG GatccttccttctccttggcATTCACACTGAGTGGGCATCACGGGTTCACCAACAGCCGCTTCGGCTTTGCCATGGCGGCAGTGGGGGATATCAATCAAGATAAATTCACAGATGTGGCCATTGGAGCCCCTCTGGAGGGCTTTGGTGATGGGACCAGCTATGGTAGTGTATACATCTACAATGGATACTCCGATGGCCTCCGGGCCAGTCCTTCCCAG CGGATCAGAGCCTCCTCTGTGGCTTCGGGACTCCACTACTTTGGCATGTCTGTGGCCGGTGGCTTAGATTTCAATGGTGATGGCCTTGCTGACATCACGGTGGGCTCTCGGGACCGGGCAGCTGTGCTTCG CTCAAGACCTGTGGTTGACCTGACAGTGTCTATGACCTTTACCCCCGCTGCACTGCCCATGGTTTTCAATGGCAAGATGGCTGTAGAACTGTGCTTTGAAGTTGGCTCCTCAAGTACAACCTCCAAGCCAG GCCTTGGAGAGATGTCACTCAACTTCACGGTGGATGTGGATGTGACCAAGCCGAGGAAGAGGCTGCAGTGTGCAGACACGAGCAATTGTCAGAGCCGCCTTAGGAAGTGGAGTggggagtcctctctgtgtgaGCACCTCTGGCTCATCCCTATAGAGCAGGAG TTTTGTGAGGGGGACTGCTTTTCCAACATCACCATCGAGGTCAGCTACGAGTtccaggaagctgaaggaaggaaggaccaccCCAACCCCATCCTGGACCACTACAAGGAGCCCTCTTCCATCTTCCAG CTGCCCTACGAGAAGGACTGCAGGAACAAAGTGTTCTGCATTGCCGAGATCCAGCTGGCCACCACCATCTCTCA GCAGGAACTGGTGGTGGGTGTCACAAAGGAGCTGACCATGAACATCAACCTGACTAACTCCGGGGAAGACTCCTACATGACAAACATGGCTCTGAATTATCCCAAAAACTTACAGTTTAAGAGAATACAAAAG CCGCTCTCTCCAGACATTCAGTGTGATGACCCCAAGCCAGTTGCTTCTGTCCTGGTCGTGAACTGCAAGATTGGTCACCCCATACTCAAGCGCTCATCT GCAAATGTCTCAGTGATTTGGCAGCTAGAGGAGAGTATCTTTCCAAACAGGACAGCAGACATCACTGTGTCCATCTCTAA TTCCGATGAGAAGTCTTTGGCCAGAGAGACCCACAGCCTTCAATTCAGGCATGCCTTCATTGCAGTTCTTTCCAG ACCGTCAGTGATGTACATGAACACAAGCCAGAACTCTTCTGACCACAAAGAATTCCTCTTTAAT ATACATGGGGAAAATCTCTTTGGAGCTGTATTCCAGTTGCAAATTTGTGTCCCCATCAAATTACAAGGTTTCCAGATTGTAAGAGTGAAGACTCTAACAAAGACTCag GCCCACACTGATTGCACGCAGAGTCGAGAGCGCGCGTGTGGAAGCGATCCTGTTCAG CATATAGAAGAGTGGCATTCAGTGATCTGTGCTATCAcgtctaataaagaaaatgtaactgTGGCTGCGGAGATATCCCTGGGCCACACTAAGCAG